The following are encoded in a window of Ruficoccus amylovorans genomic DNA:
- a CDS encoding Ig-like domain-containing protein has protein sequence YAPANLGQAKHLAKAAYLEMESQETGSAGSEVASMVANFSTNPGINYAPLNLGQLKALAKPFYDVMHAADGFIIVLSDGTSLSSGEYPWDPATPLSANYAPANLGQLKYVFSFSLEEWGVEVTPPEVPGEYERAFVYLVEPTIRYAVVGQAIGLKAVASFPGDTVSGVEFYTNGVLLGSEDSSPPYESGWSPSGIGTNALQAKASSLGGGSVLSPVWIVVIQEDVNGDGLGDAWAMANGVTGPGDDDDGDGMTALDEFASGLSAGIKDHPVVGLEYFSVSL, from the coding sequence TACGCCCCCGCCAACCTCGGGCAAGCCAAGCATCTGGCCAAGGCAGCCTATCTGGAGATGGAATCGCAGGAAACGGGGAGTGCCGGGAGCGAGGTCGCCTCGATGGTGGCCAACTTCTCGACAAACCCCGGTATCAACTACGCCCCCTTGAACCTGGGCCAACTCAAGGCGCTCGCAAAACCCTTTTATGACGTCATGCACGCTGCCGATGGTTTTATCATCGTGCTTTCGGACGGAACATCTCTTTCTTCCGGAGAGTACCCTTGGGACCCGGCCACCCCTCTCTCCGCCAACTACGCCCCCGCCAACCTCGGACAACTCAAATATGTCTTCTCCTTTTCCCTGGAAGAGTGGGGGGTAGAAGTTACTCCTCCTGAGGTGCCCGGAGAGTATGAGCGAGCCTTTGTTTATCTTGTCGAGCCTACGATCAGGTACGCTGTTGTTGGGCAAGCGATTGGTTTGAAAGCTGTGGCAAGTTTTCCGGGAGACACGGTCAGCGGTGTGGAGTTTTATACTAATGGAGTTTTGTTGGGATCAGAAGACTCCTCCCCTCCGTATGAGTCGGGGTGGAGTCCGTCCGGCATCGGTACCAATGCCTTGCAGGCAAAGGCCTCGTCACTTGGGGGAGGAAGTGTGCTGTCTCCTGTGTGGATCGTTGTCATACAAGAGGACGTGAATGGGGACGGCCTTGGGGATGCTTGGGCAATGGCAAATGGTGTCACAGGCCCTGGTGATGATGACGACGGAGACGGTATGACTGCTTTGGATGAGTTCGCCTCGGGCTTGTCGGCTGGTATAAAAGACCACCCTGTAGTCGGTCTGGAGTACTTCAGTGTGAGTCTGTGA